In one Aquabacterium sp. OR-4 genomic region, the following are encoded:
- a CDS encoding SPOR domain-containing protein yields the protein MGLLDIFQRKTEAPPDGAPAPDAVAAARTRARRRLIGATVLLAAGIIGFPLLFETQPRPVPVDVPIEIPQKDKLPPLVLSPAPGASTVAAAPAEPPPDRPDRPGDKPASPAPELITERASDQGREVLPKPAAGETGAAAAVAASAARAGAGAAAAAGASKPAPRPAEKTAEKIAERAAEKATEKSAERPADKSTEKAAEKVAEAQRAQALLEGKPASAAASASAAGAARLVVQVGAYTDAAKLREARSKVEKLGLKSYTQVVEADGGPRTRVRVGPFPSKAEADKAAARLRAAGLPAAILTL from the coding sequence ATGGGTCTGCTCGACATCTTCCAGCGCAAGACTGAGGCCCCGCCCGACGGTGCGCCCGCCCCCGATGCCGTGGCTGCCGCGCGCACGCGCGCCCGCCGCCGCCTGATTGGCGCCACGGTGCTGCTCGCGGCCGGCATCATCGGCTTTCCACTGCTGTTCGAGACGCAGCCCCGGCCGGTGCCGGTGGATGTGCCGATCGAGATCCCGCAAAAGGACAAGCTGCCGCCGCTGGTGCTGTCACCGGCGCCCGGTGCGTCGACCGTGGCTGCCGCACCGGCCGAGCCGCCACCCGACCGGCCCGACCGGCCGGGTGACAAGCCTGCCAGCCCGGCGCCCGAGCTGATCACCGAACGCGCCAGCGACCAGGGTCGCGAAGTGCTGCCCAAGCCCGCCGCCGGCGAGACCGGCGCCGCCGCCGCAGTGGCGGCCAGCGCGGCACGTGCCGGTGCCGGTGCCGCTGCTGCAGCCGGTGCCAGCAAGCCGGCGCCGCGGCCGGCCGAGAAAACCGCAGAAAAAATCGCCGAGAGAGCCGCCGAGAAGGCCACTGAGAAATCGGCGGAGCGGCCGGCCGACAAGTCAACCGAGAAGGCTGCCGAGAAGGTCGCCGAGGCCCAGCGCGCCCAGGCGCTGCTGGAGGGCAAGCCGGCCAGCGCGGCAGCGTCGGCCAGCGCCGCCGGTGCGGCGCGCCTGGTGGTGCAGGTGGGCGCCTATACCGACGCCGCCAAGCTGCGCGAGGCCCGCTCCAAGGTCGAGAAGCTGGGCCTGAAGTCGTACACCCAGGTGGTCGAGGCCGATGGGGGGCCGCGCACCCGGGTGCGGGTCGGGCCGTTTCCCAGCAAGGCCGAGGCCGACAAGGCGGCGGCCAGGCTGCGCGCGGCCGGGCTGCCGGCGGCCATCCTCACGCTGTGA
- the folC gene encoding bifunctional tetrahydrofolate synthase/dihydrofolate synthase: MTLPTNLPDWLAHCAALHPKTMDLSLERTAEVARRLGIGFKVPLISVAGTNGKGSTCAMLESIARHAGYRVGLYQKPELVHFEERCRIGGEAVAADELVPHFAAVEAARGDLQLTQFEFSTLAIARLLSLAELDLVILEVGLGGRFDSVNAFDADVAVITSIALDHTEWLGDTREAIGFEKAGIMRAGRPVVVGDPEPPQSVLDHALSLGADLWLHGRDFNLSGDRQQWGWNGRGRRYSGLAYPALRGANQLLNAASALAALEALRERLPINAQAVRQGLAMVELPGRFQIVPGEPALVLDVAHNPQAVAALALNLDQMGFYPRTHAVFGAMRDKDIATLLARIAPLVDVWHVTDLPPPRAATAAELAQAVTSASAGRPVVVHMHSQPAQALAAAAASADPTDRIVVFGSFYTVGGVLKDGLPRLAARHLG, encoded by the coding sequence ATGACCCTGCCCACCAACCTGCCGGACTGGCTGGCCCATTGCGCCGCGCTGCACCCGAAGACGATGGACCTGTCGCTCGAGCGCACCGCCGAGGTGGCGCGCCGGCTCGGCATCGGCTTCAAGGTGCCGCTGATCAGCGTGGCCGGCACCAATGGCAAGGGCAGCACCTGCGCCATGCTGGAGTCGATCGCGCGCCACGCCGGCTACCGGGTGGGCCTGTACCAGAAGCCCGAGCTGGTGCACTTCGAGGAGCGCTGCCGCATCGGTGGCGAGGCGGTGGCGGCCGACGAGTTGGTGCCGCATTTCGCGGCGGTGGAGGCGGCGCGGGGCGACCTGCAGCTCACCCAGTTCGAGTTCAGCACCCTGGCCATCGCGCGCCTGCTGTCGCTGGCCGAGCTCGACCTGGTGATCCTCGAGGTGGGCCTGGGCGGTCGTTTCGATTCGGTCAACGCCTTCGATGCCGACGTGGCGGTGATCACCAGCATCGCGCTCGACCACACCGAGTGGCTGGGCGACACGCGCGAGGCCATTGGCTTCGAGAAGGCCGGCATCATGCGAGCCGGCCGCCCGGTGGTGGTGGGTGACCCCGAGCCGCCGCAAAGCGTGCTGGATCACGCCCTGAGCCTGGGCGCCGACCTGTGGCTGCACGGGCGCGACTTCAACCTCTCGGGCGACCGCCAGCAATGGGGCTGGAACGGCCGCGGCCGCCGCTACAGCGGCCTGGCCTACCCGGCGCTGCGTGGCGCCAACCAGTTGCTCAATGCGGCCAGCGCGCTGGCCGCACTGGAGGCCTTGCGCGAGCGCCTGCCGATCAATGCGCAGGCGGTGCGCCAGGGCCTGGCCATGGTCGAGCTGCCCGGGCGTTTTCAGATCGTGCCCGGCGAGCCGGCCCTGGTGCTGGATGTGGCGCACAACCCGCAGGCCGTGGCCGCGCTGGCGCTCAACCTCGACCAGATGGGCTTTTATCCGCGCACCCATGCGGTGTTTGGCGCCATGCGCGACAAGGACATCGCCACGCTGCTGGCCCGCATCGCGCCCCTGGTGGACGTGTGGCATGTCACCGACCTGCCGCCACCGCGCGCCGCCACCGCGGCCGAGCTGGCCCAGGCCGTGACCAGCGCCAGCGCCGGCCGTCCGGTAGTGGTGCACATGCACAGCCAACCGGCCCAGGCACTGGCGGCGGCGGCGGCCAGCGCAGACCCGACTGATAGAATCGTCGTCTTCGGCTCGTTCTACACCGTGGGTGGCGTGTTGAAGGACGGCTTGCCCCGATTGGCGGCCCGGCACCTGGGCTGA
- the accD gene encoding acetyl-CoA carboxylase, carboxyltransferase subunit beta: MSWLEKLLPPKIQQTDPTERRSVPEGLWVKCPSCDTVLYNTDLAKNLNVCPKCSHHHRIGARARLDAFLDAEGRFEIGQEVVPVDPLKFKDSRKYPERLKDALESTGETDALIVIGGAVMSVPLVAACFEFDFMGGSMGSVVGERFVRGVEAAIEQKVPFVCFTATGGARMQEGLFSLLQMAKTNAALTHLAKAKLPYISVLTDPTMGGVSASFAFVGDVVIAEPKALVGFAGPRVIENTVREKLPEGFQRAEFLVQKGAVDQIVDRRQLRAAIASMLAMLQRQSADAVA, encoded by the coding sequence ATGAGTTGGCTGGAGAAATTGCTGCCGCCCAAGATCCAGCAGACCGATCCGACCGAGCGCCGCTCGGTGCCGGAAGGCCTGTGGGTCAAGTGCCCGTCCTGCGACACGGTGCTTTACAACACCGACCTGGCCAAGAACCTCAACGTCTGCCCCAAGTGCAGCCACCACCACCGCATCGGCGCGCGCGCGCGGCTCGATGCCTTTCTCGATGCCGAAGGGCGCTTCGAGATCGGCCAGGAGGTGGTGCCGGTCGATCCGCTGAAGTTCAAGGACAGCCGCAAGTACCCCGAGCGCCTGAAAGACGCGCTGGAGAGCACCGGCGAGACCGATGCGCTGATCGTCATTGGCGGCGCGGTGATGAGCGTGCCGCTGGTGGCCGCCTGCTTCGAGTTCGACTTCATGGGCGGCTCGATGGGTTCGGTGGTGGGTGAGCGCTTCGTGCGCGGCGTCGAGGCCGCCATCGAGCAGAAGGTGCCCTTCGTGTGCTTCACCGCCACCGGCGGTGCGCGCATGCAGGAGGGCCTGTTCAGCCTGCTGCAGATGGCCAAGACCAATGCCGCGCTGACCCATCTGGCCAAGGCCAAGCTGCCCTACATCAGCGTGCTCACCGATCCCACCATGGGCGGCGTGTCGGCCAGCTTCGCCTTCGTGGGTGATGTGGTGATCGCCGAGCCCAAGGCCCTGGTCGGCTTTGCCGGCCCGCGCGTGATCGAGAACACCGTGCGCGAGAAGCTGCCCGAGGGCTTCCAGCGCGCCGAGTTCCTGGTGCAGAAGGGCGCCGTCGACCAGATCGTCGACCGCCGCCAGCTGCGCGCCGCCATCGCCTCGATGCTGGCCATGCTGCAGCGCCAGAGCGCCGACGCGGTGGCCTGA
- the trpA gene encoding tryptophan synthase subunit alpha: MSRIAAVLSALKAQGRQALVPYFCAGDPSAEATVAVMHALADGGADIIELGVPFSDPMADGPVIQQASERALARGIGSVQVLDFVRQFRTSNLSTPVVLMGYANPVERYDQKHGRGAFIRDAAAAGVDGLLIVDYPPEECEAFAAELKAAGLDLIFLLAPTSTAARMAQVGRIATGYVYYVSLKGVTGAGHLDTSAVAEAVPRIRAHVKVPVGVGFGIRDAVTARAVAQVADAVVIGSRLVQLLNEAPGEQVASVARGYMAEIRAALDAR, from the coding sequence GTGAGCCGCATCGCAGCCGTTCTTTCCGCCCTGAAGGCGCAGGGTCGCCAGGCCCTGGTGCCGTACTTCTGCGCCGGCGATCCCTCGGCCGAGGCCACCGTGGCCGTGATGCACGCGCTGGCCGACGGTGGCGCCGACATCATCGAGCTGGGCGTGCCCTTCAGCGACCCGATGGCCGATGGCCCGGTGATCCAGCAGGCCAGCGAGCGCGCGCTGGCGCGCGGCATCGGCAGCGTGCAGGTGCTGGACTTCGTGCGCCAGTTCCGCACCAGCAACCTCAGCACGCCGGTGGTGCTGATGGGTTATGCCAACCCGGTGGAGCGCTACGACCAGAAGCACGGCCGCGGCGCCTTCATCCGCGACGCCGCGGCGGCGGGCGTGGACGGCCTGCTGATCGTCGACTACCCGCCCGAGGAATGCGAGGCCTTTGCGGCGGAACTCAAGGCGGCCGGCCTCGATCTGATCTTTCTGCTGGCGCCTACCAGCACGGCAGCGCGCATGGCCCAGGTGGGCCGCATCGCCACCGGCTATGTGTACTACGTGTCGCTGAAGGGCGTGACCGGTGCCGGCCACCTCGACACCAGTGCTGTGGCTGAGGCTGTGCCACGGATTCGCGCGCATGTCAAGGTTCCAGTTGGGGTAGGCTTCGGCATTCGTGACGCAGTCACGGCCCGGGCAGTGGCCCAGGTCGCCGACGCGGTGGTCATCGGCTCGCGCCTGGTTCAGCTGCTGAACGAGGCACCCGGCGAGCAGGTGGCCAGCGTGGCGCGCGGCTACATGGCCGAGATTCGCGCCGCACTGGATGCCCGGTAG
- the trpB gene encoding tryptophan synthase subunit beta: protein MIDYQQPNAQGHFGPVNGLNYGGSFVAETLVHALDELNAAYAHYRQDPEFVAEFQRELKHFVGRPSPIYHAARLSRELGGAQIHLKREDLNHTGAHKVNNTIGQALLARRMGKPRVIAETGAGQHGVATATICARYGMECVVYMGAEDVKRQSPNVYRMHLLGARVVPVESGSKTLKDALNEALRDWVTNVENTFYIIGTVAGPHPYPMMVRDFQRVIGDECLVQMPEMIGRAGAQPDAVIACVGGGSNAMGIFYPYIQHEGVRLIGVEAAGQGIETGRHAASLSAGTPGVLHGNRTYLLQDDNGQIIETHSVSAGLDYPGVGPEHAYLKDIGRAEYVGITDDEALAAFHRLCRTEGIIPALESSHAIAYAMKLAATLPADKHLLVNLSGRGDKDIGTVADLSGAEFYCRPSCRGQTVKGGAPTVEIRK, encoded by the coding sequence ATGATCGACTACCAGCAACCCAATGCCCAAGGGCATTTCGGCCCGGTCAACGGGCTGAACTACGGCGGCAGCTTTGTGGCCGAAACCCTGGTGCATGCGCTCGACGAGCTCAATGCCGCCTACGCGCACTACCGCCAGGACCCGGAGTTCGTGGCCGAATTCCAGCGCGAGCTCAAGCACTTTGTCGGGCGGCCCAGTCCGATCTACCACGCGGCGCGTTTGTCGCGCGAGCTCGGCGGCGCGCAAATCCACCTCAAGCGCGAGGACCTCAATCACACCGGCGCGCACAAGGTCAACAACACCATCGGCCAGGCCCTGCTGGCCCGGCGCATGGGCAAGCCGCGCGTCATTGCCGAAACCGGCGCCGGCCAGCATGGCGTGGCCACCGCCACCATCTGCGCGCGCTACGGCATGGAGTGCGTGGTCTACATGGGCGCCGAGGACGTCAAGCGCCAGAGCCCCAATGTCTACCGCATGCACCTGCTGGGGGCCCGCGTGGTGCCGGTGGAAAGCGGCAGCAAGACGCTGAAGGACGCCCTCAACGAGGCGCTGCGCGACTGGGTGACCAACGTCGAGAACACCTTCTACATCATCGGCACCGTGGCCGGCCCGCACCCTTATCCGATGATGGTGCGCGACTTCCAGCGCGTGATCGGTGACGAGTGCCTGGTGCAGATGCCCGAGATGATCGGCCGCGCCGGCGCCCAGCCCGATGCGGTGATCGCCTGCGTGGGCGGCGGCAGCAATGCGATGGGCATCTTCTACCCCTACATCCAGCACGAAGGCGTGCGCCTGATCGGCGTGGAGGCGGCGGGGCAGGGCATCGAGACCGGCCGCCATGCGGCCAGCCTGAGCGCCGGCACGCCGGGTGTGCTGCACGGCAACCGCACCTACCTGCTGCAGGACGACAACGGCCAGATCATCGAGACGCACTCGGTCTCGGCCGGTCTCGACTACCCCGGCGTGGGCCCCGAGCATGCGTACCTGAAGGACATCGGCCGCGCCGAGTACGTGGGCATCACCGACGACGAGGCGCTGGCCGCCTTCCATCGCCTGTGCCGCACCGAGGGCATCATCCCGGCGCTCGAATCCAGCCATGCCATCGCCTACGCCATGAAGCTGGCCGCCACACTGCCGGCCGACAAGCACCTGCTGGTCAACCTGAGCGGCCGTGGCGACAAGGACATCGGCACCGTGGCCGACCTGTCGGGCGCCGAGTTCTACTGCCGGCCTTCGTGCCGGGGCCAGACCGTCAAGGGTGGCGCACCGACCGTGGAGATCCGCAAGTGA
- a CDS encoding phosphoribosylanthranilate isomerase, translated as MTQPLTQRTRIKICGLTREADVDAAVASGADAIGFVLYAKSPRAVTVARAAELARRLPPFVVPVLLFVNAAPAEVAAAVAAVPNALLQFHGDESPADCAAAQRPYLRAARMAPGFALLDFALAHANAAGILLDAHVEGYGGSGKSFDWSLVPPNVARPVVLSGGLNPVSVIDGILQVRPWAVDVSSGVELAKGLKDAALMRQFCEAVREADARIADEAG; from the coding sequence ATGACCCAACCTCTGACCCAACGCACCCGCATCAAGATCTGCGGTCTGACGCGCGAGGCCGATGTCGATGCCGCGGTGGCCAGTGGCGCCGATGCCATCGGCTTCGTGCTGTATGCCAAGAGCCCGCGGGCGGTGACGGTGGCGCGTGCCGCCGAGCTGGCGCGGCGCCTGCCGCCCTTCGTGGTGCCGGTGCTGCTGTTCGTCAATGCCGCGCCGGCCGAGGTGGCCGCGGCGGTGGCCGCCGTGCCCAACGCGCTGCTGCAGTTTCATGGCGACGAGAGCCCGGCCGACTGCGCGGCCGCGCAGCGCCCCTACCTGCGCGCCGCGCGCATGGCACCGGGCTTTGCTTTGCTAGACTTCGCCCTCGCCCATGCGAACGCAGCCGGCATCCTGCTCGACGCCCATGTCGAGGGCTACGGCGGCAGTGGAAAGTCCTTCGATTGGTCACTCGTACCTCCCAACGTCGCCCGTCCGGTCGTTTTGTCTGGTGGGTTGAATCCTGTAAGCGTGATCGATGGGATCTTGCAGGTGCGGCCCTGGGCGGTTGACGTCTCGTCTGGCGTCGAGCTTGCCAAGGGCCTGAAGGACGCGGCGCTGATGCGCCAGTTCTGCGAAGCGGTGCGCGAGGCCGATGCCCGCATCGCCGACGAAGCGGGCTGA
- the truA gene encoding tRNA pseudouridine(38-40) synthase TruA, with translation MSAGVQRIALGVAYRGTAYRGWQSQPGGGTVQDALEAALGRFADVPVSVVCAGRTDAGVHAFNQVVHLDSPVQREPFSWLRGTNRYLPRDIGLQWCQPVPEDFHARFAATGRRYRYLLLESALRPALETGQVGWIFRPLDGPAMRAAAAHLIGEHDFSSFRSAECQARSPVKTLRGIAIQSRGEPGSRYWRFDFDGSAFLHHMVRNIMGCLVAVGSGRQPPDWLLAVLAARHRDAAAPTFAADGLYFAGADYDARYGIPTHTPAMDWFP, from the coding sequence GTGAGTGCCGGCGTTCAGCGCATCGCGCTGGGCGTCGCCTACCGTGGCACCGCCTACCGGGGCTGGCAGAGTCAGCCGGGCGGTGGCACGGTGCAGGATGCACTCGAAGCGGCGCTCGGCCGCTTTGCCGATGTGCCGGTCAGCGTGGTGTGCGCCGGCCGCACCGACGCCGGTGTGCATGCCTTCAACCAGGTGGTGCACCTGGACAGCCCGGTGCAGCGCGAGCCCTTCTCGTGGCTGCGTGGCACCAACCGCTACCTGCCGCGCGACATCGGCCTGCAGTGGTGCCAGCCGGTGCCCGAGGACTTTCACGCGCGCTTTGCGGCCACCGGCCGGCGCTACCGCTACCTGCTGCTCGAATCGGCGCTGCGCCCGGCGCTTGAAACCGGCCAGGTCGGCTGGATCTTCCGGCCGCTCGATGGCCCGGCCATGCGCGCCGCGGCCGCGCACCTGATCGGCGAGCACGATTTTTCGTCCTTTCGCTCGGCCGAGTGCCAGGCCCGCAGCCCGGTGAAGACGCTGCGCGGCATCGCCATCCAGAGCCGCGGCGAGCCGGGCAGCCGCTACTGGCGCTTCGATTTCGACGGCTCGGCTTTTTTGCACCACATGGTGCGCAACATCATGGGCTGCCTGGTGGCGGTGGGCAGCGGCCGCCAGCCGCCCGACTGGCTGCTGGCGGTGCTGGCCGCGCGCCACCGCGATGCCGCGGCGCCCACCTTTGCGGCCGATGGGCTGTACTTTGCCGGCGCCGACTACGATGCGCGCTACGGCATCCCCACCCACACGCCGGCGATGGACTGGTTCCCATGA
- a CDS encoding FimV/HubP family polar landmark protein, whose product MPRCCCGDALNNRPLFAARTALALAAAAALGAAPLDAMAVGLGRLSVQSALGEGMRAEIDITSLAPEEAATLTVRVASPDAYRTAGVDYNAVLGGVQASVVRRDGRAFVRLTGDRAVQEPFIEVILEVNSSAGRLVREYTLLFDPPGSRNAPPPAPAAVAPVIAAAPRTAPEAGQAPAGRPAPAPRQAPAPVVERAERAERPRPAAPAPVAAAARPPAMPAGPGAAEHAVRPGESLSRIASRNVPAGVSLDQMLAGLYRANPDAFIKDNINRLRAGSVLKLPTAEALQGIPVAEARRIIMAQSADFGAYRSRLAAEAPPAPAQTAPARQAQGSVQTTVDDRKQAAAPTPDKLKLSSGAVKANAPEVQASQSTERKEAATRVAELTRNVEDLKKLQQGTAPAATTAPTVPPAAAPMPAPVVAPASAVLPPAPAPAAVATAPASSAAPLPVTAALPASKPPLPLPDPQAELGGGLMDSLTAKPWLLPGLGVLAVAIAALVAWRMRRRLDKAGSETSFLESRMQPDSFFGASGGQRVDTREASPSGASSMGYSLSQLDAIGDVDPVAEADVYLAYGRDLQAEEILKEAMRATPDRLAVRTKLLEVYAKRRDTKGFELLATQLYALTKGMGNDWSRAQELGLQIDPDNQLYQPGGHPEEIILDGERVVVEPLSATTQPHALTHGHSTLSPDDPAAQPTQPHSVDLDLDLDLDLDLTGPGDLPTQPAEMTQPLAPSLQRPSDNGLDFDFGTRTQVPPRAPAPSPARADLDFDSLSMSLDEPMDERTQTMVSVRNSGTPGFGDSRLDARDTTPTAPGHLEHLLPDDADPLARKLELAEEFRQIGDLEGARDLVAEVVAKAQGTLRAKAQAMLDSLG is encoded by the coding sequence GTGCCCCGATGCTGTTGTGGAGATGCCTTGAACAACCGCCCCCTTTTCGCCGCCCGCACTGCGCTGGCCCTGGCTGCTGCGGCCGCCCTTGGTGCTGCGCCGCTCGACGCCATGGCCGTCGGCTTGGGGCGTTTGTCAGTGCAGTCTGCGCTTGGCGAAGGCATGCGCGCCGAGATCGACATCACCAGCCTGGCGCCCGAAGAAGCCGCCACGCTCACCGTGCGCGTGGCCTCGCCCGATGCCTACCGCACGGCCGGTGTCGACTACAACGCCGTGCTCGGCGGTGTGCAGGCCAGCGTGGTGCGCCGCGACGGCCGCGCCTTTGTGCGCCTGACCGGCGATCGCGCGGTGCAGGAGCCCTTCATCGAGGTGATCCTCGAGGTCAATTCCAGCGCCGGCCGCCTGGTGCGCGAATACACGCTGCTGTTCGATCCGCCCGGCAGCCGCAACGCCCCGCCGCCCGCGCCCGCCGCCGTGGCGCCGGTGATTGCCGCCGCGCCCCGCACGGCACCTGAGGCCGGCCAGGCCCCGGCCGGCCGTCCGGCGCCCGCTCCGCGCCAGGCCCCCGCACCGGTGGTCGAGCGTGCTGAGCGCGCTGAGCGTCCGCGCCCAGCGGCGCCTGCTCCGGTGGCCGCTGCCGCCCGCCCGCCCGCCATGCCGGCCGGCCCCGGCGCCGCCGAGCATGCGGTGCGCCCGGGAGAATCGCTCAGCCGCATCGCCTCGCGCAATGTGCCGGCCGGGGTGTCGCTCGACCAGATGCTGGCCGGCCTGTACCGTGCCAACCCCGACGCCTTCATCAAGGACAACATCAACCGCCTGCGCGCCGGATCGGTGCTGAAGCTGCCCACCGCCGAGGCGCTGCAAGGCATTCCGGTGGCCGAGGCGCGGCGCATCATCATGGCGCAGAGCGCCGATTTCGGTGCCTACCGCAGCCGCCTGGCGGCCGAGGCACCGCCGGCGCCGGCCCAGACCGCCCCCGCACGCCAGGCCCAGGGCAGCGTGCAGACCACGGTCGACGACCGCAAGCAGGCTGCCGCGCCCACGCCCGACAAGCTCAAGCTCAGCAGCGGTGCGGTCAAGGCCAACGCGCCCGAGGTGCAAGCCTCGCAATCCACCGAGCGCAAGGAAGCCGCCACCCGGGTGGCCGAGCTCACGCGCAACGTCGAAGACCTCAAGAAGCTGCAGCAGGGCACGGCACCGGCCGCCACAACGGCGCCCACCGTGCCGCCGGCCGCGGCACCGATGCCGGCACCCGTGGTGGCCCCGGCGTCCGCAGTGCTGCCCCCGGCACCGGCGCCCGCTGCGGTGGCCACGGCCCCGGCCAGCAGCGCCGCGCCGCTGCCGGTCACGGCCGCGCTGCCGGCCAGCAAGCCGCCGCTGCCGCTGCCCGATCCGCAGGCCGAGCTGGGTGGCGGGCTGATGGACAGCCTCACCGCCAAGCCCTGGCTGCTGCCGGGGCTGGGCGTGCTGGCTGTGGCGATTGCCGCACTGGTGGCCTGGCGCATGCGCCGCAGGCTCGACAAGGCCGGCTCGGAGACCTCGTTCCTCGAAAGCCGGATGCAGCCCGACTCGTTCTTCGGTGCCAGCGGCGGCCAGCGCGTCGACACGCGCGAAGCCTCGCCCAGCGGGGCCAGCTCGATGGGCTACTCGCTGAGCCAGCTCGATGCCATCGGTGACGTCGACCCGGTGGCCGAGGCCGATGTCTACCTGGCCTATGGCCGCGACCTGCAGGCCGAAGAAATCCTCAAGGAGGCGATGCGCGCCACGCCCGACCGGCTGGCGGTGCGCACCAAGCTGCTCGAGGTGTACGCCAAGCGCCGCGACACCAAGGGCTTCGAACTGCTGGCCACCCAGCTGTATGCGCTGACCAAGGGCATGGGCAACGACTGGTCGCGTGCCCAGGAGCTGGGCCTGCAGATCGACCCCGACAACCAGCTCTACCAGCCGGGCGGCCATCCCGAGGAGATCATCCTCGACGGCGAGCGCGTGGTTGTCGAGCCGCTGTCGGCCACCACCCAGCCGCATGCGCTGACCCACGGCCACAGCACGCTGTCGCCCGACGATCCGGCGGCCCAGCCCACGCAGCCGCACAGCGTCGACCTGGATCTCGACCTGGACCTCGACCTCGATCTCACCGGCCCGGGCGACCTGCCCACCCAGCCGGCCGAGATGACCCAGCCGCTGGCGCCCAGCCTGCAGCGCCCGTCCGACAACGGCCTTGATTTCGACTTCGGCACGCGCACCCAGGTGCCGCCGCGTGCACCGGCGCCCAGCCCGGCGCGGGCCGACCTCGATTTCGACTCGCTGTCGATGTCGCTCGACGAGCCGATGGACGAGCGCACGCAGACCATGGTGTCGGTGCGCAACAGCGGCACGCCGGGCTTCGGCGATTCGCGCCTCGATGCGCGCGACACCACGCCCACCGCGCCGGGCCACCTCGAGCACCTGCTGCCCGACGACGCCGATCCGCTGGCACGCAAGCTCGAGCTGGCCGAGGAGTTCCGCCAGATCGGTGATCTGGAAGGCGCCCGCGACCTGGTGGCAGAGGTGGTGGCCAAGGCCCAGGGCACGCTGCGCGCCAAGGCGCAGGCGATGCTCGACAGTCTCGGGTGA
- the asd gene encoding aspartate-semialdehyde dehydrogenase, with protein sequence MALSKNPLVGLVGWRGMVGSVLMDRMQAENDFALIEPLFFSTSNAGGAAPAQAKNETTLQSGYDIDALKRCEAIISCQGGDYTSEVYPKLRAAGWTGHWIDAASTLRMDPKAVIVLDPVNMPVIQSSLAAGGRDWIGGNCTVSCMLMGVGALYKAGLVEWMSTQTYQAASGGGAQHMRELLTQYGTLNAEVKALLDDPKSAILEIDRKVIAKQRSLSAAETANFGVPLGGSLIPWIDKDLGIGKGRDEPGWGQSKEEWKGMAETNKILGQGEGFGSAAIPVDGFCVRVGAMRCHSQALTFKLTKDVPVADLEAMIAADNPWVKLVPNTREATIQDLTPVAVTGTMTIPVGRVRKLAMGPAYVGAFTIGDQLLWGAAEPLRRMLRILIER encoded by the coding sequence ATGGCTTTGTCCAAGAACCCTCTCGTCGGCCTGGTCGGCTGGCGCGGCATGGTCGGATCGGTGCTGATGGACCGCATGCAGGCCGAGAACGACTTCGCGCTGATCGAGCCGCTGTTCTTCTCCACCAGCAACGCCGGTGGCGCTGCCCCGGCCCAGGCCAAGAACGAAACCACGCTGCAAAGCGGCTACGACATCGACGCGCTCAAGCGCTGCGAGGCCATCATCAGCTGCCAGGGCGGCGACTACACCAGCGAGGTGTACCCCAAGCTGCGCGCCGCCGGCTGGACCGGCCACTGGATCGACGCCGCCAGCACGCTGCGCATGGACCCCAAGGCCGTGATCGTGCTCGACCCGGTCAACATGCCGGTCATCCAGAGCAGCCTGGCGGCCGGTGGTCGCGACTGGATCGGCGGCAACTGCACCGTCAGCTGCATGCTGATGGGCGTGGGCGCGCTGTACAAGGCCGGCCTGGTGGAGTGGATGTCCACGCAAACCTACCAGGCCGCCAGCGGCGGTGGCGCCCAGCACATGCGCGAGCTGCTCACCCAGTACGGCACGCTGAACGCCGAGGTCAAGGCCCTGCTCGATGACCCCAAGAGCGCCATCCTCGAGATCGACCGCAAGGTCATCGCCAAGCAGCGCAGCCTGTCGGCCGCCGAGACCGCCAACTTCGGCGTGCCGCTGGGCGGCTCGCTGATCCCCTGGATCGACAAGGATCTGGGCATCGGCAAGGGCCGCGACGAGCCCGGCTGGGGCCAGTCCAAGGAAGAGTGGAAGGGCATGGCCGAGACCAACAAGATCCTCGGCCAGGGCGAAGGCTTCGGTTCGGCCGCGATCCCGGTCGACGGCTTCTGCGTGCGCGTGGGGGCGATGCGATGCCACAGCCAGGCGCTGACCTTCAAGCTGACGAAGGACGTGCCGGTGGCCGACCTCGAGGCCATGATCGCCGCCGACAACCCGTGGGTGAAGCTGGTGCCCAACACCCGCGAGGCCACGATCCAGGATCTGACGCCGGTGGCCGTCACCGGCACCATGACCATCCCCGTGGGCCGGGTGCGCAAGCTGGCGATGGGCCCCGCGTATGTGGGGGCCTTCACCATCGGCGACCAGCTGCTGTGGGGCGCTGCCGAGCCGCTGCGTCGCATGCTTCGCATCCTGATCGAGCGTTGA